A region from the Lentisphaera profundi genome encodes:
- a CDS encoding glycosyl hydrolase family 95 catalytic domain-containing protein: MNRFLLCFIVCFSSSLLRAESSPKEQQLWYKQPANNWQTTALPIGNGRLGAMIFGGVDRERLMLNEDSMWIGDEQDTGSYQAFGDLFVQMHPEQFSLNATCPSHGGDGGEGVSQAFNNNVKSKWCLEHNNKEVLALIKYMGKTSPLTSYTLTSANDIPSRDPKSWELEASKDGEEWITLDSQRDVAIWEKRYQAKTFSIKNNKSYNFYRLKFKSHNATHFQLAGIKFNVKGLGSAPISEYKRSLDISKAVHQLSYKYGETKYSREIFSSAPAGVIVLRLEADKKSAHTGYIQLTDKHEAKIIAKGDSLQARGNLFGYKYDERNETRRKTAQYQFHLDYESQVKVLHEGGEISVKDGKIHFNKCDKLTIIVAGGTNFLNRRDKGWKGDHPHQRLSQLIASASKTPYKELRRQHIENYQSLYNRFSLELKGSENSKLPTDKRLEAYAKDGSDKALEALLVQYARYLMISCSRPGSLPANLQGMWNDSNNPPWRSDYHSDVNVQMNYWFVDQCNISECFTPYADWIYSTRSVRIDKTKKKYGVRGWAARSENGIFGGSSYLWVPGDAAWLAQNLWDHYAYTKDKKYLREKAFPLIKDICLFWEDSLIKLPNGKLVSPKSVSPEHGPALRGNSYEQQLIYDLFTNYIEAAKDLGVDQKYSKKIASLRSQLLMPQIGRWGQLQEWMEDRDDPKNQHRHLSHLIAVYPGRQISPMKTPELAKAAAVSLNARGDSGTGWSIGWKISLWARLLDGNRAHSIIRNALKPCKTTRIVMNYAGGIYPNLLMAHPPFQIEANFGFAAGVCEMLMQSHLDSIILLPSLPDTWQAGEIRGVRARGDMTLDIKWTAGKLISAKIKAGKVPVNLPLIYQGKKIQLKLKAGERRQFSAANFQ, translated from the coding sequence ATGAATAGATTTTTGTTGTGCTTTATCGTCTGCTTTAGTAGCAGTCTACTAAGAGCTGAAAGTTCCCCGAAAGAACAGCAACTTTGGTATAAACAGCCGGCGAATAACTGGCAAACGACAGCTTTGCCGATTGGCAATGGCCGTCTCGGAGCGATGATTTTCGGAGGAGTCGACCGTGAACGTCTTATGCTCAATGAAGATAGTATGTGGATCGGTGACGAACAAGATACGGGTTCTTATCAGGCTTTTGGTGACCTTTTTGTACAAATGCATCCAGAGCAATTTTCCTTAAATGCGACTTGCCCGAGTCATGGGGGTGATGGCGGAGAGGGTGTTTCTCAGGCTTTTAACAATAATGTTAAATCTAAGTGGTGTCTCGAGCACAATAATAAAGAAGTCCTTGCTTTGATTAAGTATATGGGTAAGACAAGTCCATTGACTTCCTACACTTTGACTTCAGCCAATGATATCCCCAGCCGCGACCCAAAATCTTGGGAGCTTGAGGCTTCCAAGGATGGAGAAGAATGGATCACCCTCGATTCTCAGCGCGATGTGGCGATATGGGAAAAACGTTATCAAGCTAAAACATTTAGCATCAAAAATAATAAATCTTACAATTTCTACCGTTTGAAATTCAAGTCTCATAACGCAACACACTTTCAGTTGGCGGGTATCAAGTTCAATGTTAAAGGGCTTGGATCAGCTCCCATAAGCGAATATAAGCGCTCTCTCGACATCTCAAAAGCAGTTCATCAACTCTCTTATAAGTATGGTGAAACTAAGTATAGTCGTGAAATATTTTCTAGTGCTCCAGCAGGAGTTATTGTGCTTCGCCTCGAGGCCGACAAAAAATCCGCTCACACAGGTTACATCCAACTGACCGACAAGCACGAGGCAAAAATTATTGCCAAGGGCGATAGCCTTCAGGCAAGGGGTAACCTCTTTGGATACAAATATGATGAAAGAAATGAGACTCGACGTAAAACCGCCCAGTACCAATTTCACCTCGATTATGAGTCCCAAGTAAAGGTTCTTCATGAAGGTGGTGAGATATCGGTTAAAGATGGAAAAATTCACTTCAATAAGTGTGATAAGCTGACAATTATCGTCGCGGGTGGAACAAACTTCCTCAACCGTCGTGACAAAGGATGGAAAGGGGATCACCCACATCAGCGCCTCAGTCAACTTATTGCATCCGCATCGAAAACGCCTTATAAAGAATTGCGTCGTCAGCATATAGAAAACTACCAATCTTTGTACAATCGTTTCTCTCTAGAATTGAAAGGCAGTGAAAATAGTAAATTGCCGACTGACAAGCGCCTCGAAGCTTACGCAAAGGACGGTAGCGACAAAGCCCTGGAAGCCTTACTCGTTCAGTATGCGCGTTATCTGATGATCTCTTGTTCCCGCCCGGGTAGCTTACCCGCTAATCTACAGGGTATGTGGAACGATAGTAATAATCCGCCTTGGCGCAGTGACTATCACTCCGACGTTAATGTTCAGATGAACTACTGGTTTGTCGACCAATGCAATATCTCAGAGTGCTTCACTCCTTATGCCGATTGGATTTATTCTACCCGTAGTGTTCGCATCGACAAAACAAAGAAAAAGTACGGAGTTCGCGGTTGGGCTGCGAGATCAGAAAATGGTATCTTCGGTGGTTCTTCTTATCTTTGGGTCCCAGGCGATGCCGCTTGGTTGGCGCAGAATCTCTGGGATCACTACGCTTATACTAAGGATAAAAAATACTTGCGCGAAAAAGCCTTCCCATTGATTAAAGATATTTGTCTTTTTTGGGAAGACTCACTTATTAAATTGCCGAATGGTAAGTTGGTAAGTCCAAAAAGTGTTTCGCCAGAGCATGGTCCGGCCTTACGTGGTAACTCTTATGAGCAACAGCTAATTTACGATCTTTTTACCAACTACATCGAAGCAGCAAAAGATCTTGGTGTTGATCAAAAATATAGTAAAAAAATAGCTTCATTAAGAAGCCAACTTCTGATGCCACAAATCGGCCGTTGGGGACAACTTCAAGAATGGATGGAAGATCGTGATGATCCCAAAAACCAACACCGCCACCTATCCCATTTGATCGCGGTATATCCAGGTCGTCAAATCTCTCCGATGAAGACACCTGAGCTTGCCAAAGCAGCGGCAGTTTCACTCAATGCACGTGGGGACTCTGGTACTGGTTGGTCGATCGGTTGGAAAATTTCCCTTTGGGCTCGTTTGCTGGATGGCAATCGTGCACATAGCATAATTCGCAATGCTCTGAAGCCTTGTAAAACGACGCGTATTGTGATGAATTATGCTGGCGGGATCTACCCGAATCTCTTGATGGCTCATCCACCCTTTCAAATCGAAGCCAACTTTGGTTTTGCCGCTGGTGTTTGTGAAATGCTTATGCAATCTCATCTCGACTCCATTATTCTTTTACCATCCTTACCAGATACTTGGCAAGCTGGCGAGATTAGAGGTGTTCGTGCTCGTGGCGATATGACTCTTGATATCAAGTGGACTGCGGGTAAGCTTATTTCGGCTAAAATCAAAGCTGGTAAAGTTCCTGTTAACTTGCCGCTTATCTACCAAGGCAAGAAAATTCAACTGAAGCTCAAAGCAGGAGAAAGACGTCAGTTCAGCGCGGCAAACTTCCAGTAA